Below is a genomic region from Lampris incognitus isolate fLamInc1 chromosome 2, fLamInc1.hap2, whole genome shotgun sequence.
AATGACTTTCGCCATGCTGCGGCCGATGGCGACCCACTTGCTCCGTCCAGACATCAGCCTGATGTCCGAGGACGACGACAACCGCAGCGAGAGCGACGGCGGCTCGGACCAGAGCTACGGGATCTGCGCCGGCGCCGAGAAGCGCCGCAGGATTCCCCGCAAGTCGGAAGGAAACGGCCCGGTGGTGATGAAACAGCGGAACGCGGCCAACGCCAGAGAGCGGGACCGGACCCAAAGCGTCAACACCGCCTTCACGGCGCTGCGGACTCTCATCCCCACCGAGCCCGTGGACCGGAAGCTGTCCAAGATCGAGACGCTTCGCCTGGCCTCCAGTTATATCTCCCACTTGGCCAACGTGCTCCTTCTGGAGGACAGCGACGCCGACGGACAGCCGTGCCTCGGCGCTGTTTACGCGCAAGGggagggcggcggcggcggcgggaagCAGCCGCGCACCATCTGCACCTTCTGCCTGAGCAACCAGAGGAAAGGGGTAAGCGCTGCTATTTCGCATCCTGAACCaaaataaatgcacacacacacacacacacacacacacaaacatcaacgTGAACCAATTGTGTCAAAACGCACATTTTGGCACGAGTGGATATTCATGGCACAGGTCGGGCAGATCAGCTCTCCACTTGGCCTGCTGGCTGGTCTCGATTTCCAAACTTCATCAAATAATCTCCGGCGCATGCGTTGTCTTGTTTTTACTCGCAGCCGTCGGTAAAGTGCGTTTTTATTTCACGATCGTGTGCGTAAAAACAACTTTTACGCACAAGATCTCGAAATAGTCTGTGTTCTCTGTAGTATAGCTGCCCCCCCCTATCCATCAGGACTCCGAAATCCTCCCTACAGTCCCCTCCTCACA
It encodes:
- the tcf15 gene encoding transcription factor 15 — protein: MTFAMLRPMATHLLRPDISLMSEDDDNRSESDGGSDQSYGICAGAEKRRRIPRKSEGNGPVVMKQRNAANARERDRTQSVNTAFTALRTLIPTEPVDRKLSKIETLRLASSYISHLANVLLLEDSDADGQPCLGAVYAQGEGGGGGGKQPRTICTFCLSNQRKGIKDGKDCLKLRGPGSLRMRR